The window GGTTATATTCCCAGTGTGGCACTGTGCTATGGCGTAGCCACTTGGGCTTATTTTACCGAGGGCATCCTAATTTTAATCACACCCGTCTCTGCGATCGCCGTTTTTGGCATAACCATCGCCATGTGTGTTGGTTCAGCCATCTTTGCGATTCAAAAAGTTACCCGACTCGATCCGGCAATGGTATTTAAGGCATAATCCCAATTCCCATTTATGTAAAGCTGCATAAGTTACCTGCACTCAGAGATAGGCAAGAGCAAGTAAAAGCTAAACATAACCAGGTCATGTCTTCACGATATGTTACTATCGATGAATTTTTTCATGATTTAACTGGGATTAGCCGAAAATACGGTTGGATCAGAAAAGCCAAAAAACCTATGCAGAAACTCTCTCGGATTTTATTCGCTATAACTCTAACCTTAAGCATCTTGGGTTTTCCCACTCAAGCTTTTGCTAAAACTAAAATTCAAATGGCCATCCTTTTAGACTCTAGTAATAGTATGGATGGACTGATTGACCAGACTCGGACTCAACTTTGGCAAATTGTTAATTATTTAACTCAAGTCAGCAAAGATGGCGAAGTCCCCGAATTAGAAGTAGCTCTCTACCATTATGGCAACGATAATTTACCCTCCTCCGAAGGGTTTGTTAGGCTCTTAACAGGATTTACTCCTGAATTAGATTTAGTTTCCGAAAAGCTCTTTAGTATCCGAACGAACGGTGGTCAAGAATATGCGGGTTGGGCAATGCGCTCAGCTATGCGAGAATTAAACTGGAGTAAAGACAAGGAAGATTTTCGCGTTATTTTTATTGCCGGTAATGAACCCTTCGATCAAGGCCCGATACCTTGGAGAGAATCCGTTGCTCTTGCGGTTAAGGGAAATACTTTCGTTAATACTATCTACTGTGGTTCAGCAGAAAGTCAGGAACGACAACTTTGGGCTGAAGGCGCTTCTTTAGCACAAGGAAGTCACTTCAATATTAACCAAAACGAAAAAGTTGAATTTATTAAGTCTCCTTATGATGAGCAAATAGCAGCTTGGAATGCCAAACTCAATCAAACCTATATTCCCTATGGGGCACAAGGAGAAGTAGGACAACAACGTCAGGTCATTGAAGATAGTAACTCTGGCGTCAATTTGGCGACACGGGGTGGTTCCAAGGCTTCGAGATATTATAACAATGCTTCTTGGGACTTGATTGATGCTATCAATGAGGGAAGAGTTACCCTTGAGCAATTACCTAATGAGGCTTTGCCATTAGCTATGCAGGGTATGACTTTAGCTCAAAAACAAGAATATGTAGCGGCAAAGAAAGCTGAAAGAGAGACTATTCAAAAAATGATTCGTGATTTATCTCAAAAGCGGAGCGAATATGTGGAAAAACAGCGCCTTTTGAGTGCCAATAGTGGCAAGAATACTCTTGATTCCGTCATCATTCAAAGTCTGAGCCAACAATTAGCGGCTAAAGGATTTAAAGTTCGGTAGTTCCAGTTAAGTTATAGGGATAGCTCAGCGGGGGAATTTTATGTTGAGTCCATTACCGAATCGCATTACCAGCCCATCTTGGTGGCAACTGCTCAATTGGATCGCTGATCCACTCGGATTTCAGGACAGATACAGCCGAAAGTACGGAGACATCTTTACGATGCGGCTTTCGGGACTCGGCTCTTATGTAGTCGTTGGTAATCCGCAAGCCATTCAGGAGATTTTCAGCCTTGATTCCAAGTTTGATGTAGGTCGTGCCAATGAACTCGCCAAACCACTAATTGGGCAAAATTCTGTAATGTTAATGGACGGCAATCGTCATCGACGAGAACGAAAATTATTAATGCCTCCGTTTCATGGGGAAAGACTACAGACTTATGCCCAACAAATCTGCCTGATTACTGAACAGGTGGCGAACCAGTGGCAAGTCGGTCAGCCTTTTGTGGCTCGGACTGCTATGCAGAAAGTTAGCTTAGAGGTAATTTTACAAATCGTCTTTGGCTTGAGCGAAGGGGAACGTTATCAACAACTGAAACCCTTACTGACAGATTGGATCAATATGACCGATTCTCCCCTACGTTCCAGTATGCTATTTTTGCGATTTTTACAACAAGATTGGGGAGCGTGGACTCCTTGGGGGCGGATGAAACAGCGACAACGCCACATTCATGACTTGCTCCAAGCAGAAATTGAGGAGAGAAGAACTAAGGAAAACGAGGGGCGTACCGATATTTTGAGCCTAATGATGGCAGCGCGGGATGAAAATGGGCAAGCGATGAGCGACTCCGAATTAAGAGATGAACTGTTAACCATTTTATTTGCTGGGCATGAAACCACTGCAACAACACTTGCTTGGGCTTTCTATCAGATTCATCAACATCCAGATGTCCTGGAAAAATTGCTACACGAACTGGACAGTTTGGGGGAAAATTCCAACCCGATGGAAATTGCTAAACTTCCCTACTTAACAGCCGTTTGTCAAGAAATACTGCGGATGTATCCAGTCCTTCCGGTAATTTTTCCACGCATCACCAAATCACCGATGAAAATTGCAGGATACGAGTTTGATGCTGAGACGACTTTCATGCCAAGTATTTATCTCGTGCATTATCGGGAAGACTTGTATCCTAATGCTCAAGAATTTCTTCCAGAACGTTTTCTTGAGCGCCAGTACTCCTCTTGTGAATATCTTCCGTTTGGTGGTGGAATCCGACGCTGTTTGGGATATCCCTTAGCTCAGTTAGAAATGAAACTAGTCCTCGCCACGATTTTATCAAAGTATCAACTGACCTTAGCCGAGGATAAACCTGTTAAGCTGCAACGTCGTGGGTTTACTCTTGCTCCCACAGGTGGGGTGAAGATGGTGATGAATGGAAAACGAGAAAAAAAGCTATCTGGTTACCAACTCTCAGACATTAGTGTCAAAAGTTAGAATGTTTGTCACTGACCCAAGGGAAATTAAAATCAGGAGACAACTATCAAACTAAAATTAAATTGGCATCATTAATCCTTACAGAATTAATTGAGTTGGGCTTCAAAAAAGTATGCCATTTAAATGCACCTCAGCTTATGAGCCATTTACCTATCAGTTACCACTCGAATTAATAGTCGCTAACTCTACTGGAGGAGTTACAGATTGATATTGAGCTTTATTCGCTAAATATTCAGCTAATTGCCCTTCAACTTCATTCCGTACAATTTGGCGGTAATGAATGAAATGTTCAATCAGAGCACAGTTACTCAGGTAAGGCACGAATACACCTGGATTCCGCCGCATGATCGAATAAAGTTGACGCCAAAACTGAAAGCGAGTGTTGCGCTTAATTCCCTGTCGCCAGAAGATAGTCAGCACCGCCTTCATCTCCACCAACTCCAGCATCCGAAAAGGCACCTTATTCGGCGATGGCTTCATGTTCATAAAATGCCGATAAACACGAGACAAATAGCGTCTCGGTTCATACAATTGCCAAAAACAATTAACATACTCACGAGCCAATTCTTCAGGCGGTCGCGTCGGAATAAAATTCATCAGTGCCATCTGATGTCCCTGAGTTTCCTTATTATGTTCCATCAGGCGACCTTCCTGTTCCAACCGCTTCCATAAGGCCGTATTGGGTAGGGCATGAAGCATCCCAAACATCGCTTTCGGGATTGCCGTTGCTTCTACAAACTCAATTATGCGATCGCCTGCCCCAGCTTTTTCCCCATCAAAACCTAGGATAAAACCCGCCATCACACTCAATCCCGCCCGATTGATTTTCCCAACCGCTTCAATCAAAGAATGGCGGGTATTTTGGAATTTCTGAGTCAGGGATAGACTATCTGTGTCGGGTGTCTCAATCCCCAAAAACACAGCCGTGAAGTTGGCCTGAATCATCAAATCCAGCAATTCATCATCCTGTGCTAAGTCCACCGAAGCTTCCGTTGAGAGGCGGAAGGGGTAGTCGTGTTGAGCCATCCACGGCCCCAATTCCCGCAACAGCAGCTTCACATTGCGTTTGTTGCCGATGAAGTTGTCATCCACCATAAACACAGAACGCCGCCAGCCCAAGTCATAGAGAGTCTGCAACTCCGCGAGTAGCTGTGCGGGGGTTTTGGTACGGGGCTTACGTCCATACAGAACGATAATGTCACAGAACTCACATTGGAATGGGCAACCCCGTGAGAACTGTACCGACATTTCGGTGTAGGCTTTGAGATCCAACAAATCAAATCGAGGAATGGGTGTGATTGTTACATCCGGCTTCTCCCCATTAGCACGGATGACTCCTGAGGTTTCCCCCCGTTCTAAAGCCTCAACAAAAAGCGGTAGGGTAATTTCGCCCTCATCCAACACCAGAAAATCCACTCCGGCTGCCTGTGCTGACTCCGGCACCGAGGTTACATAGGGACCCCCCACGGCGACTAACTTCCCACGCCGCTTTGCCTCCCGAATCAGGTGCAGCATATCCGCCTTCTGGACAATCATGCCGGAAATAATCACCAGTTCAGCCCAATCCCAATCCGCTTCCGTCTCACACCGAACATTGCGGTCTACTAAGCGAAATTCCCAGGTTTGAGGCAAGATGGCGGCGACGGTAATCAGACCCAATGGAGGGAGTGAAACCTTACGCCCAATCAGTTCTAGCGCTTTGTCAAACGACCAGAAGGAAGTAGGAAAAATGGGATAGAGCAGTAAAACTCGCATAGCACTGAGTTGTTATTGGTTCAATGGTTGGTTGTTCGTTGTTATGAGCCACGCAGGGATAACCAACAACTTATAACCGCCCCTACACCGCTTCAAGCTTAGGACACTTTACCACCAACGCAGTTGTAAATAACCTCGTTCCGGTTGGCTCAGTTCCTCTTGTGTCAGCCATTCCACTGGCTTATAGGTGCCAAACACCCGATCCCACCAATCGACTGCCAGACCAAAATTGTGATGCCACATGCCGTATTTATGATGAACATAGTGAACCGGCATCTTCATCCAAAAGCATTTCGTCGGGTTTTCGTGTTGTAGCTGATGGGCATAGGCGGAAAACGCGGCATAGCTGACACCGCCCAAGCACCAACCGATTCCAGCCTCCCAGGAGAGAAAAAACATTAAGCCCATGACCAAGAAGCTGCCTCGGATATAATCTCGGAACTCCCACACCACCCCTTGTCCTTCGTTGCGGCGGTGATGGTCTCGGTGGCGTTCACCAATCCGAGGCGAGACATGCATCAAGCGATGCAGCCAGTATTCCACTAAACTCGCTAGGACAAAAGCCAGGGCAAAGCAGACAAGTCCCACAGCAAGCTTGGCTAATGCGGTCATGAACTCTTTTCCTCACAACTTTTTTTCACAAAAACGTTTTTAAAACATTTTGACATCTGAACATGTCCAGAGAAAGTGCGATCGCTTAAACCGACAGGTTATACCCAAGTTGCATGTCATTCGTATAAATCTCTGTTTCTCTTACCTCAGCGTCCTGGAGTTCCTCTGTGATTCGTTAAATTCTACGTTAGAGAGCAACTCAGTATTAGACTTTTTACCCGATCGCTCCAGCAGCAATAACCCTGCAATCATGGAGATAATAGCAGCGCCATAAAATACTTCTTCGAGTCCGCCATAGTTCAACATTGGCCCTAGCAACAAGGGCGAAAGGAACTGTCCTAAAAAGCCTGCACCGG of the Allocoleopsis franciscana PCC 7113 genome contains:
- a CDS encoding sterol desaturase family protein, whose protein sequence is MTALAKLAVGLVCFALAFVLASLVEYWLHRLMHVSPRIGERHRDHHRRNEGQGVVWEFRDYIRGSFLVMGLMFFLSWEAGIGWCLGGVSYAAFSAYAHQLQHENPTKCFWMKMPVHYVHHKYGMWHHNFGLAVDWWDRVFGTYKPVEWLTQEELSQPERGYLQLRWW
- a CDS encoding B12-binding domain-containing radical SAM protein, whose product is MRVLLLYPIFPTSFWSFDKALELIGRKVSLPPLGLITVAAILPQTWEFRLVDRNVRCETEADWDWAELVIISGMIVQKADMLHLIREAKRRGKLVAVGGPYVTSVPESAQAAGVDFLVLDEGEITLPLFVEALERGETSGVIRANGEKPDVTITPIPRFDLLDLKAYTEMSVQFSRGCPFQCEFCDIIVLYGRKPRTKTPAQLLAELQTLYDLGWRRSVFMVDDNFIGNKRNVKLLLRELGPWMAQHDYPFRLSTEASVDLAQDDELLDLMIQANFTAVFLGIETPDTDSLSLTQKFQNTRHSLIEAVGKINRAGLSVMAGFILGFDGEKAGAGDRIIEFVEATAIPKAMFGMLHALPNTALWKRLEQEGRLMEHNKETQGHQMALMNFIPTRPPEELAREYVNCFWQLYEPRRYLSRVYRHFMNMKPSPNKVPFRMLELVEMKAVLTIFWRQGIKRNTRFQFWRQLYSIMRRNPGVFVPYLSNCALIEHFIHYRQIVRNEVEGQLAEYLANKAQYQSVTPPVELATINSSGN
- a CDS encoding cytochrome P450, whose amino-acid sequence is MLSPLPNRITSPSWWQLLNWIADPLGFQDRYSRKYGDIFTMRLSGLGSYVVVGNPQAIQEIFSLDSKFDVGRANELAKPLIGQNSVMLMDGNRHRRERKLLMPPFHGERLQTYAQQICLITEQVANQWQVGQPFVARTAMQKVSLEVILQIVFGLSEGERYQQLKPLLTDWINMTDSPLRSSMLFLRFLQQDWGAWTPWGRMKQRQRHIHDLLQAEIEERRTKENEGRTDILSLMMAARDENGQAMSDSELRDELLTILFAGHETTATTLAWAFYQIHQHPDVLEKLLHELDSLGENSNPMEIAKLPYLTAVCQEILRMYPVLPVIFPRITKSPMKIAGYEFDAETTFMPSIYLVHYREDLYPNAQEFLPERFLERQYSSCEYLPFGGGIRRCLGYPLAQLEMKLVLATILSKYQLTLAEDKPVKLQRRGFTLAPTGGVKMVMNGKREKKLSGYQLSDISVKS